In Zingiber officinale cultivar Zhangliang chromosome 8B, Zo_v1.1, whole genome shotgun sequence, a single genomic region encodes these proteins:
- the LOC122016598 gene encoding probable glutathione S-transferase GSTF1, whose product MAAVKVFCYAISTASIRVILCLEEVGAEYERVNIDMATGEHKSPAHVAKNPFGQVPAFQDGDLVLFESRAIGRYVLRKFKASDVDLLHGSSLEESAMVDVWLEVEAQQYDKAIFPIYYQAMIIPCFYGGTTDEKVVEENLVKLAKVLDVYEARLSQTKYLAGDFFSFADLSHYPVTHFSITIPQVAALFDARPHVKAWWESLESRPASKKVAAKIPQLS is encoded by the exons ATGGCTGCGGTGAAGGTATTCTGTTATGCGATCTCAACAGCTTCGATCCGCGTGATTCTGTGCCTTGAGGAGGTCGGGGCGGAATATGAGCGCGTCAACATCGACATGGCCACCGGCGAGCACAAGTCCCCTGCTCACGTCGCCAAAAAT CCATTTGGTCAAGTGCCAGCTTTCCAAGACGGGGATCTCGTTCTTTTTG AATCGAGAGCGATCGGACGGTACGTTCTGCGTAAGTTCAAAGCCTCCGACGTTGACCTGCTACACGGGAGTAGCTTGGAGGAGTCAGCCATGGTAGACGTGTGGTTGGAAGTGGAGGCTCAGCAGTACGACAAGGCCATCTTCCCCATCTACTACCAGGCTATGATTATCCCCTGCTTCTACGGTGGTACGACGGACGAGAAGGTGGTGGAGGAGAACTTGGTGAAGCTGGCGAAGGTGCTCGACGTTTACGAAGCCCGTCTGTCCCAGACCAAGTACCTCGCCGGAGACTTCTTCAGCTTCGCCGATCTCAGCCACTATCCCGTCACCCACTTCTCTATCACAATCCCTCAAGTGGCCGCCCTGTTCGATGCGCGCCCCCACGTGAAAGCCTGGTGGGAGAGCTTGGAGTCGCGTCCGGCCTCCAAGAAAGTGGCCGCCAAAATCCCTCAGTTATCATGA